Proteins encoded by one window of Mercenaria mercenaria strain notata chromosome 4, MADL_Memer_1, whole genome shotgun sequence:
- the LOC128556712 gene encoding uncharacterized protein LOC128556712 — protein MWCVKLLLAYHGEHYEAAVDISDIQKTTEYNENTDNVEKGRNTQYDDNDENEQRQRRTIVQNDKTSETLTKGLNPNDTEEDIIKVQMKKAIGYHYLCVYHISLTNKTEGTMGYTATALITLATAIIYFRVFLDNNTFSDHRRIVSDVIDDEYEFVIVGGGTAGSVVAARLSEDKDNNVLLLEEGGFYDENWKLHSLTLWPELQKTQYDWEYYTEPQKYSCFGMKEAR, from the exons ATGTGGTGTGTAAAGTTGCTGCTAGCCTACCATGGAGAACATTATGAAGCTGCGGTGGATATATCGGACATTCAGAAGACAACCGAATATAACGAAAATACAGACAATGTTGAAAAAGGTCGAAACACGCaatatgatgataatgatgaaaaCGAGCAGAGACAACGGAGAACCATAGTACAAAATGACAAAACTTCTGAAACTTTGACGAAAGGTCTGAATCCCAACGATACTGAAGAGGACATCATAAAAGTACAAATGAAAAAG GCCATAGGTTATCATTATTTATGTGTCTATCATATCAGCCTAACAAATAAGACTGAAG GTACAATGGGGTACACAGCTACAGCATTGATCACCCTTGCCACAGCTATCATATACTTCAGAGTGTTCTTGGACAACAATACGTTTTCTGACCATAGGAGGATAGTCTCTGACGTCATAGATGACGAATATGAATTTGTCATTGTCGGCGGCGGTACAGCAGGATCAGTTGTAGCGGCAAGACTGTCAGAAGATAAGGATAACAACGTTCTTTTGCTTGAAGAAGGCGGATTTTATGACGAGAACTGGAAGCTTCATTCCCTGACACTTTGGCCAGAACTTCAAAAAACACAATATGACTGGGAGTATTATACAGAGCCACAAAAATATTCGTGTTTTGGAATGAAAGAAGCTAGATAG
- the LOC128556713 gene encoding oxygen-dependent choline dehydrogenase 1-like: MSAGAMNTPKILLLSGIGPRHHLDEMSIPVVADLPVGNNLQDHEAILLFSRINKPVSITPNVKSSLWTTIQHKIFGSGPLSIAGTDGSAFVYIDDKKRGKTYPDFQMAFVSLLISLDHLNFKNEIKKEYEDGNENVDGFTLALINTHLKSRGTLRLLSKDPFDYSVLNPRYFQEQQDVDDFVAAIRIWEKYIETPTMKALGTEVSHMKKSFCLQHKLRSDAYWECMLRHLAITGYHLSCTCKMGAHDDSTAVLDPTLRVKGIKGLRVVDASAFPKVTVGNTNTPAVMLAEKAADMIRGIDSEFT; this comes from the coding sequence ATGTCGGCAGGAGCGATGAATACACCAAAGATATTGTTGCTTTCTGGAATAGGACCACGGCATCACCTAGACGAAATGAGTATACCCGTAGTGGCCGATCTTCCAGTTGGAAACAATTTGCAAGATCATGAGGCTATTTTGTTGTTCTCTAGAATCAACAAACCAGTAAGTATAACACCAAACGTGAAGAGTAGCCTTTGGACTACCATACAGCACAAAATATTTGGATCAGGACCACTTTCTATCGCTGGAACTGACGGCTCAGCTTTTGTTTATATTGATGACAAAAAACGTGGTAAAACTTATCCAGATTTTCAGATGGCTTTCGTTAGTTTATTGATTTCATTAGATCATCttaacttcaaaaatgaaattaaaaaagaatacgAAGATGGGAACGAAAACGTCGATGGCTTTACGCTTGCTCTTATAAATACACATCTAAAAAGCCGCGGTACACTAAGACTGCTATCCAAAGACCCGTTTGATTATTCTGTTTTAAATCCCCGTTATTTTCAGGAACAACAGGATGTTGACGACTTTGTTGCTGCTATTAGAATATGggaaaaatatattgaaacacCGACAATGAAAGCACTTGGGACTGAAGTATCTCATATGAAGAAATCATTTTGCTTACAACATAAGTTGCGTTCTGATGCATACTGGGAATGTATGTTGCGCCATCTAGCCATAACTGGGTATCATCTATCGTGTACTTGCAAAATGGGCGCTCATGATGATTCGACCGCAGTTTTAGATCCAACATTGCGTGTGAAGGGAATAAAAGGTTTACGCGTTGTTGATGCATCGGCATTTCCTAAAGTAACTGTTGGAAATACGAATACTCCGGCTGTAATGCTGGCTGAAAAAGCGGCAGATATGATTCGCGGAATAGATTCGGAATTTACCTGA